The following are encoded together in the Flavihumibacter fluvii genome:
- a CDS encoding ATP cone domain-containing protein, giving the protein MNSNDLIITKASGLKAPFSEEKLKQSLRRSGATGMVIDAIAEEVKKQLYTGMPTKKIYKLAYALLKKQSKPVAAKYKLKVAIMELGPSGYPFEKFFAALLKNNGFTVKVGEIINGHCVKHEIDVIAEKDDKLFMIECKYHHAQGIICNVKIPLYVAARFRDVDTEWSKDPGNETKFRQGWLVTNTRFSTDAVQYGTCAGLHLVGWNYPAKESLNNLVEKTGLYPLTCLNSITKKEKQLLLEQNIVLCREICNNPELLKLAHISESRFNTILGEGQTLCKGDKAD; this is encoded by the coding sequence ATGAATTCTAATGATTTAATTATTACAAAAGCATCCGGATTGAAGGCCCCATTCTCGGAGGAAAAATTAAAGCAATCGCTCCGCCGCTCCGGCGCTACCGGGATGGTGATCGATGCTATTGCAGAAGAAGTAAAGAAGCAATTATATACGGGAATGCCGACAAAGAAGATTTATAAACTTGCTTATGCTTTGTTGAAAAAACAATCAAAACCCGTAGCAGCCAAATATAAATTAAAGGTGGCGATTATGGAGTTGGGTCCATCGGGTTATCCATTTGAAAAATTCTTTGCTGCATTGCTGAAAAATAATGGGTTTACGGTAAAAGTGGGTGAGATCATTAATGGGCACTGTGTAAAACATGAAATTGATGTGATCGCAGAAAAGGATGACAAGCTATTTATGATAGAATGTAAGTACCACCATGCCCAGGGAATAATCTGTAATGTCAAGATTCCGCTTTATGTAGCCGCAAGGTTCAGGGATGTTGACACGGAATGGAGTAAGGACCCCGGAAATGAAACAAAGTTCCGCCAGGGCTGGCTGGTGACAAATACCCGGTTTTCAACGGATGCCGTGCAGTACGGAACTTGTGCTGGCTTGCACCTGGTAGGCTGGAATTATCCCGCCAAAGAAAGCCTCAACAACCTGGTTGAAAAAACGGGCCTATATCCCCTGACCTGCCTGAACTCAATTACAAAAAAAGAGAAACAGCTTTTACTGGAGCAGAACATAGTACTGTGCAGGGAGATCTGCAATAATCCGGAACTGTTGAAATTGGCCCATATCAGCGAATCAAGGTTTAATACTATATTGGGCGAAGGGCAAACGCTTTGCAAAGGTGATAAAGCTGACTAA
- a CDS encoding DinB family protein produces the protein MDTTQAYLQTWTEARTRFSNLLTAVNDADLKKKLVNTKNSAGFLIRHIGDVELLFAKNLFGAVGVQVSAKTVIAQHDTGEWTNLQELLDYQQYAFEHLKAIIEKQLETDWEQTITTKEFGTKTKAEAIGRIISHTAYHAGQLSLALKYGV, from the coding sequence ATGGATACCACCCAGGCATACCTGCAAACATGGACTGAAGCCCGTACAAGGTTTTCGAATTTATTGACAGCTGTAAACGACGCAGATCTGAAAAAGAAGCTGGTGAATACAAAAAACAGTGCCGGTTTTCTCATCCGCCATATTGGTGATGTAGAACTGTTGTTTGCAAAAAATTTATTTGGTGCAGTTGGTGTACAGGTATCTGCTAAAACGGTAATTGCGCAGCACGATACAGGGGAATGGACTAACCTGCAGGAGTTACTGGATTACCAGCAATATGCTTTTGAGCATTTAAAAGCAATTATTGAAAAGCAGCTCGAAACTGACTGGGAACAGACCATAACTACAAAGGAATTTGGTACAAAAACAAAAGCTGAAGCTATCGGCAGGATTATTTCCCATACCGCTTACCATGCAGGACAGCTGTCGCTGGCTTTAAAGTATGGTGTATGA
- a CDS encoding PQQ-dependent sugar dehydrogenase, with protein sequence MNKIIYSTMFAATLVFAGCGNNNSTEKTSTTSAPDSAQKAEEAKNKPNTDYKPAFAGQTRIGAVTTSTPYQVDRLNDKIGKPWSINPLPDGRLLITDKSGFISIYSADGALLKKITGLPKVDDGGQGGLLDLAFDPDFAKNNTIYWSFSEKFGQGNLTAVAKGVLSESDSSVKNAMVIFRAKPDLKSEAHYGSRLLFDKDGNLFVSAGERSILDGRKQSQWLNSGLGKVFRITKDGKPAPGNPFIGKADAMPEIYSYGHRNPQGLDIHPVTGDLWEVEFGPRGGDELNLVKAGSNYGWPIITYGIEYDGRKIGDSIQQKEGMEQPVYYWDPVVSPSGILFYTGDAIPEWKNNLFISGLSSLQIIRLVIENNKVVGEEHLLTDQKERIRDVTQYNGTLYAVSDGGILFRIRKK encoded by the coding sequence ATGAACAAGATCATTTACAGTACAATGTTTGCAGCCACCCTGGTTTTCGCAGGCTGTGGCAACAACAATTCAACCGAAAAAACCAGCACGACGAGTGCCCCGGATTCGGCCCAAAAAGCGGAAGAAGCTAAAAACAAGCCCAATACCGATTACAAACCTGCATTTGCAGGTCAAACCCGGATTGGCGCCGTTACCACTTCAACGCCTTACCAGGTAGACCGGCTGAATGATAAAATAGGAAAACCATGGTCGATCAACCCGCTTCCCGATGGAAGGCTGCTGATTACAGACAAATCGGGTTTTATCAGTATATATTCTGCTGATGGCGCTTTGCTTAAAAAGATCACCGGGTTGCCGAAAGTGGATGATGGCGGCCAGGGCGGCTTGCTTGATCTTGCCTTTGACCCGGATTTCGCTAAAAACAACACTATTTACTGGAGCTTTTCCGAAAAGTTTGGCCAGGGAAACTTAACGGCAGTGGCAAAAGGTGTTTTATCTGAATCCGATAGCAGCGTTAAAAATGCGATGGTGATCTTCAGGGCAAAGCCCGATTTAAAAAGCGAGGCCCACTATGGTTCCCGCCTTTTATTTGATAAAGATGGCAACCTGTTTGTAAGTGCCGGCGAAAGGTCCATATTAGATGGCCGGAAGCAATCGCAGTGGCTGAACTCCGGACTGGGAAAGGTTTTCAGGATCACCAAAGACGGTAAGCCGGCACCGGGAAATCCATTTATCGGCAAGGCCGATGCCATGCCTGAGATCTATTCATACGGGCACCGCAATCCACAGGGTTTGGATATCCACCCGGTTACCGGTGACCTCTGGGAGGTTGAATTTGGTCCACGTGGCGGCGATGAACTGAACCTGGTGAAAGCAGGCAGCAACTATGGCTGGCCGATCATCACCTATGGCATTGAATACGATGGCCGCAAGATCGGGGATTCCATCCAGCAGAAAGAAGGCATGGAGCAGCCGGTGTATTATTGGGATCCCGTGGTTTCTCCAAGCGGCATCCTCTTTTATACGGGCGACGCCATACCAGAATGGAAGAATAACCTCTTCATCAGCGGATTGAGCAGCCTGCAAATCATCCGGCTGGTGATAGAAAATAATAAGGTAGTAGGTGAAGAGCATTTGCTCACTGACCAGAAAGAGCGGATCCGCGATGTGACCCAGTATAATGGAACACTATATGCGGTATCGGACGGTGGAATCCTGTTCAGGATCAGGAAAAAATAA
- a CDS encoding glycoside hydrolase family 30 protein, which produces MLTLATFFPGARSQDPAKKTKGRNIRYWVTSPDQASLLQQQKTPLYFHPKQDTFPSIKVDSRQVYQSIDGFGFTLTGGSAGLINALAPKTKKELLRELFGKSGNSIGISYLRISIAASDLSATVFSYDDLPDGETDTLLARFSLSKDTTDLIPLLQEILSVDPGIKILATPWSPPVWMKDNNQSMGGHLLPQYYDAYARYIVKYIRAMQAKGITINAITPQNEPLNGNNNPSMVMTAEEQGAFIKNNLGPAFRQAGITTKIILYDHNCDRPDYPLSILKDPAANPFIDGSAFHLYAGDISAIAPIHDQFPDKHLYFTEQWTGSKGSFQGDLTWHTKNVIIGSMRNWCRVALEWNLANDPDFGPHTPGGCTECKGALTIGSTISRNVAYYIIAHASKFVPAGSRRIETNLVGKLPNVAFITPSKQKVLIVLNEGNAAIDFNIQEDQQVAKTRLPAGAVATYVW; this is translated from the coding sequence ATGTTGACTCTGGCAACATTTTTCCCGGGTGCCCGGTCCCAGGATCCTGCCAAAAAAACAAAGGGGAGAAATATCAGGTATTGGGTGACATCACCAGACCAGGCATCATTACTTCAGCAACAAAAAACGCCACTTTATTTCCATCCCAAACAGGATACTTTTCCATCTATTAAGGTGGATAGTCGCCAGGTATACCAATCCATCGATGGATTTGGCTTCACGCTGACAGGCGGAAGTGCTGGCCTTATTAATGCCCTTGCCCCAAAGACCAAAAAGGAACTACTCCGGGAATTGTTTGGTAAGTCCGGGAATAGTATTGGTATCAGTTACCTCCGTATCAGTATCGCAGCTTCTGATCTCAGTGCCACTGTTTTCAGTTATGATGACCTTCCCGATGGGGAAACCGATACCCTGCTGGCCAGGTTCAGTCTTTCCAAAGACACCACCGATCTAATTCCGCTCCTGCAGGAAATCCTGTCTGTTGATCCGGGTATTAAAATTTTAGCGACCCCCTGGAGTCCACCGGTTTGGATGAAAGACAACAACCAATCAATGGGCGGCCACCTGTTGCCCCAGTATTATGATGCGTATGCCCGGTATATTGTCAAATACATCCGGGCCATGCAGGCAAAGGGCATCACCATAAATGCCATCACGCCACAGAACGAACCCCTCAATGGGAACAATAATCCCAGTATGGTCATGACCGCCGAAGAACAGGGTGCATTTATTAAAAACAACCTGGGCCCGGCTTTTCGGCAAGCTGGAATCACTACCAAAATCATTCTCTACGACCATAATTGTGATCGTCCCGATTATCCCTTATCCATTTTAAAGGATCCTGCGGCGAATCCATTTATTGATGGATCTGCATTTCATCTGTATGCCGGGGATATCAGTGCCATCGCGCCCATTCATGACCAGTTCCCCGATAAACACCTTTATTTTACGGAACAATGGACGGGCTCAAAGGGCAGCTTTCAAGGTGATCTCACCTGGCATACCAAAAACGTCATCATCGGCAGTATGCGCAATTGGTGCCGGGTCGCTCTCGAATGGAACCTCGCTAATGATCCGGATTTTGGTCCCCATACACCCGGCGGGTGCACGGAATGTAAAGGTGCTTTGACGATAGGGTCGACCATCTCCCGTAATGTGGCCTATTATATCATTGCCCATGCTTCCAAATTTGTGCCAGCCGGTTCCCGCAGGATCGAAACGAACCTGGTGGGAAAACTGCCTAATGTGGCTTTTATCACGCCATCAAAACAGAAAGTCCTGATCGTCCTGAATGAAGGAAATGCAGCGATCGATTTTAATATCCAGGAGGACCAGCAGGTGGCTAAAACCCGTCTTCCTGCCGGGGCTGTCGCGACGTATGTTTGGTAA
- a CDS encoding GMC oxidoreductase, giving the protein MPDTTNIALNNKARAANSYDAIVIGSGISGGMAAKELCDKGLKTLVLERGRPIEHLKDYPTVNLNPWEFKHRGQMPRAFKEENPLITKAAGYGEDTAHFFVKDKDHPYIQEKPFDWIRGYQVGGKSLTWGRSCQRWSDFEFDAPKRLGFAVDWPIRYKDIAPWYSHAEKFAGICGNKDGVPSMPDGEFLPGYELNCVEQHMKEVLWDKYKRYYITGRWAQLTQPTALHLEQGRGQCQNRNLCMRGCPYGGYFSSVTATLPWAKKTGNLTVRPHSVVHSIIYDEQKGKAIGVRIIDANSKQEIEYYSRIIFVNASALNSNLILLNSTSKRFQNGLGNDSGVLGKYICFHNYRGSMYGRTDGFKDQYYKVRKPAECVIPNFRNLGKEDTDFIGGYTIFSGASREGIYGDRAPGQIGESLKNELSEPGDWTVYMYMQGETIPKESNHVRLSTDQKDQWGIPLLITSVGYDDNDEKMVKDFLEQGQAMLSSAGVKSIETYDTHQAPGLDIHEMGGIRMGNDPKTSVLNAFNQVHTCPNVFVTDGACMTSTGNQSPSILYMAFTARAVNHAIEEMKKGNI; this is encoded by the coding sequence ATGCCAGATACCACCAACATCGCCCTCAACAACAAAGCCCGCGCTGCCAACAGTTATGATGCCATCGTTATTGGTAGTGGCATCAGTGGCGGAATGGCCGCCAAGGAATTATGTGATAAAGGGTTAAAGACCCTTGTCCTGGAAAGGGGCCGCCCTATTGAACACCTCAAAGACTATCCAACGGTTAACCTGAATCCCTGGGAATTTAAGCACCGCGGACAAATGCCCCGCGCGTTTAAGGAAGAAAATCCCCTGATCACAAAAGCAGCGGGTTATGGGGAGGATACCGCTCATTTTTTCGTCAAAGACAAAGACCATCCTTATATCCAGGAAAAACCTTTCGACTGGATCCGCGGTTACCAGGTTGGTGGTAAATCACTGACCTGGGGCCGGAGCTGCCAGCGATGGAGTGATTTTGAATTTGATGCACCGAAACGGTTGGGATTTGCCGTTGACTGGCCTATCCGGTACAAAGACATCGCGCCCTGGTATAGCCATGCCGAAAAATTCGCGGGCATCTGCGGCAATAAAGATGGTGTGCCTTCCATGCCCGATGGCGAGTTCCTGCCCGGGTATGAATTGAACTGCGTGGAACAACATATGAAAGAGGTGCTCTGGGATAAGTATAAACGGTATTATATCACTGGCCGCTGGGCGCAACTGACCCAGCCTACGGCCCTTCACCTGGAACAGGGCCGCGGCCAATGCCAGAACCGTAACCTCTGCATGCGCGGCTGCCCCTATGGCGGCTATTTCAGTTCTGTTACCGCCACGCTTCCCTGGGCCAAAAAAACGGGTAACCTTACTGTTCGGCCGCATTCCGTTGTCCACTCCATCATCTATGATGAACAAAAAGGCAAGGCCATCGGGGTACGCATCATCGATGCCAACAGCAAACAGGAAATTGAGTATTATTCCCGCATCATATTTGTGAATGCATCTGCCTTAAACTCTAACCTGATCCTCCTGAACTCCACCTCTAAAAGGTTTCAAAATGGACTGGGTAATGATAGCGGTGTTTTAGGCAAATACATCTGTTTCCACAATTACCGCGGCAGCATGTATGGCCGGACCGATGGATTTAAAGACCAATATTATAAGGTCCGGAAACCCGCCGAATGCGTGATCCCTAACTTCCGCAACCTCGGCAAAGAAGATACTGATTTCATTGGCGGCTATACCATTTTTAGCGGAGCCAGCAGGGAAGGCATTTATGGAGACAGGGCACCCGGGCAAATCGGCGAATCCCTGAAGAATGAATTGTCTGAACCGGGGGACTGGACCGTGTACATGTACATGCAAGGCGAAACCATTCCAAAGGAATCCAACCATGTCCGCCTGAGTACCGACCAGAAAGACCAGTGGGGCATACCCCTGCTCATCACCTCAGTCGGCTATGATGATAACGATGAAAAAATGGTGAAGGATTTCCTCGAACAGGGCCAGGCGATGTTAAGCAGTGCCGGCGTGAAAAGTATAGAGACCTATGATACCCACCAGGCACCCGGTCTCGACATTCACGAAATGGGCGGCATCAGGATGGGTAATGATCCAAAGACATCTGTCCTGAATGCATTTAACCAGGTGCACACATGCCCGAATGTTTTTGTCACAGATGGCGCTTGTATGACAAGCACCGGCAACCAGAGTCCGTCAATTCTGTATATGGCTTTTACCGCAAGGGCAGTGAATCATGCCATCGAAGAAATGAAAAAAGGAAATATATGA
- a CDS encoding DoxX family protein yields the protein MSQHFFSPQRKIWFEPGIAMIRIITGLLMAYHGFEIFDGNKMLDYARWLTDLHFPNPALMAYLGKGAELISGVCITLGLFTRLAVWPMMLTMLGIAFGMGHGKIYYEDQHPFLFVLIGLFLFFNGPGKYSLDQYFYGNR from the coding sequence ATGAGCCAGCACTTTTTTTCACCCCAGAGAAAGATCTGGTTTGAACCGGGCATTGCAATGATCCGCATCATAACCGGTTTATTGATGGCCTATCACGGGTTTGAAATATTCGATGGGAATAAGATGCTGGATTATGCCAGGTGGCTCACCGACCTGCATTTCCCGAATCCGGCACTCATGGCTTACCTCGGCAAGGGCGCAGAATTAATTTCCGGCGTTTGCATCACCCTGGGATTATTTACCCGCCTTGCAGTGTGGCCAATGATGCTCACCATGCTGGGCATTGCTTTCGGCATGGGGCATGGAAAAATTTACTATGAAGACCAGCACCCTTTTTTATTCGTGCTGATCGGGTTATTCCTATTTTTTAATGGCCCGGGTAAATATAGCCTGGACCAATACTTCTACGGAAACAGATAA
- a CDS encoding family 43 glycosylhydrolase — protein MMPFLKQTILCGFLAFVGYTNGHAQQKTYCNPINLDYGYTPIPNFSEWGRHRATADPVIVMYKGDYYLFSTNQWGYWWSSDMLNWNFVSRRFLKPYHKVYDELCAPAVWVMGDTLLVFGSTYTRDFPIWMSTNPKGNEWSEALDSLDIGGWDPAFFLDDDGRLYMYNGSSNVYPLYGVEMNRKTFQPIGTRKEMYFLQSWRYGWQRFGEYMDNTFLDPFIEGAWMTKHNGKYYLQYGAPGTEMSGYADGVVVGDSPLGPFTPQSDPLSFKPGGFARGAGHGATFQDKWNNYWHVSTMNVTVKNTFERRNGIWPAGFDKDGIMYCNTVFGDYPHYLPDGETDHLKSRFTGWMLLNYKKPVQVSSTLGGYAANNAVDESIKTYWSAATANAGEWIQTDLGGLSSVHAVQINYADQDAEFLGKQVGIFHQYKLWYSADGKKWQLLADKSANKKDVPHDYIELEKPVQARFLKLENIHMPTGKFAISGFRVFGKGNGALPHPVKEFMVLRTEKDKRSALVKWSPVDNAYAYNIFFGTAPDKLYNCFMVHDANEYYFKAMDKEKAYYFTIQAINENGVSANYKQVKAE, from the coding sequence ATGATGCCTTTCTTAAAGCAAACTATCCTGTGTGGGTTTCTTGCCTTTGTTGGTTACACTAACGGCCATGCCCAGCAGAAGACATACTGTAATCCCATTAACCTCGATTATGGGTATACGCCCATTCCCAATTTCTCGGAATGGGGCCGGCACCGGGCTACCGCAGACCCGGTGATCGTAATGTATAAGGGTGATTATTACCTGTTCTCCACAAACCAATGGGGCTATTGGTGGAGCAGCGATATGCTCAACTGGAATTTTGTATCGCGCCGCTTCCTGAAGCCTTACCATAAAGTGTATGATGAACTTTGTGCACCTGCCGTTTGGGTCATGGGTGATACCCTGCTTGTTTTCGGATCAACCTATACCCGCGATTTTCCCATCTGGATGAGCACCAATCCAAAAGGCAATGAATGGTCTGAAGCACTCGATTCACTCGACATCGGGGGCTGGGATCCTGCATTTTTCCTGGACGACGATGGCAGGCTTTACATGTATAATGGCAGCAGTAATGTCTATCCCCTGTACGGCGTGGAAATGAACCGGAAGACTTTCCAGCCCATCGGTACACGGAAGGAAATGTATTTCCTGCAAAGCTGGCGGTATGGCTGGCAACGCTTTGGTGAGTATATGGATAACACTTTCCTTGACCCTTTTATCGAAGGCGCCTGGATGACAAAGCATAATGGAAAATATTATTTGCAATACGGTGCACCCGGAACAGAAATGAGTGGTTATGCTGATGGCGTGGTAGTAGGCGATTCGCCCCTGGGTCCCTTTACGCCGCAATCGGATCCCCTGAGTTTCAAGCCAGGCGGGTTTGCACGCGGGGCCGGCCATGGTGCCACCTTCCAGGATAAATGGAACAATTACTGGCATGTTTCCACTATGAATGTAACCGTGAAAAACACTTTTGAAAGGAGGAACGGTATCTGGCCCGCCGGTTTTGACAAGGATGGCATCATGTATTGTAATACTGTTTTCGGCGATTACCCGCATTACCTGCCAGATGGTGAAACTGATCACCTTAAATCAAGGTTTACCGGCTGGATGCTGCTGAATTACAAAAAACCCGTACAAGTCTCTTCCACACTTGGCGGATATGCTGCCAACAACGCAGTGGATGAAAGTATTAAAACCTATTGGAGTGCTGCCACTGCTAATGCGGGTGAATGGATACAAACCGATCTTGGTGGACTTTCAAGTGTGCACGCAGTTCAAATCAATTATGCAGACCAGGATGCTGAATTCCTGGGCAAGCAGGTGGGCATCTTCCACCAGTATAAACTCTGGTATTCCGCTGACGGCAAAAAATGGCAATTGCTGGCGGATAAATCTGCCAATAAAAAAGATGTGCCACATGATTATATAGAACTGGAAAAGCCGGTACAGGCCCGCTTTTTGAAACTGGAGAATATCCATATGCCCACCGGGAAATTTGCCATCAGCGGATTCCGTGTCTTTGGAAAAGGCAATGGTGCATTACCCCATCCTGTTAAGGAATTTATGGTATTAAGGACAGAGAAGGACAAACGCAGCGCCCTGGTCAAATGGAGCCCCGTGGATAATGCGTATGCCTATAATATATTCTTTGGTACAGCCCCTGATAAATTATACAATTGTTTCATGGTGCATGATGCCAATGAATATTATTTTAAAGCAATGGATAAAGAGAAGGCCTATTATTTCACCATCCAGGCAATCAACGAAAATGGCGTCTCTGCAAATTATAAACAGGTAAAAGCAGAATAA
- a CDS encoding GDSL-type esterase/lipase family protein: MKKIRVLFALLFISLLTNAQQLPFFADIQQFKELDKLQPPPKKAILFVGSSSFTMWKDVADYFPGYTLINRGFGGSSLPDLLRYEQDIIFPYQPKQVVIYCGENDFAASDTVSTEVVVTRFTRLFTDIRQQLPGASIAFVSIKPSPSRRHLQAKIIAANARIQSFLAMQRNAVFINIYDKMLEPDGRMMGALFLSDSLHMNAKGYAIWQKAIQPHLLH, encoded by the coding sequence TTGAAAAAGATACGGGTACTGTTCGCGTTGTTGTTCATCAGTTTGCTGACGAATGCACAGCAGCTTCCTTTTTTTGCCGATATCCAGCAATTTAAGGAACTCGATAAACTCCAGCCGCCGCCAAAGAAAGCCATTCTTTTTGTGGGCAGTTCCTCTTTTACCATGTGGAAGGATGTTGCAGATTATTTCCCGGGTTATACCCTCATCAACCGTGGGTTTGGCGGCTCTTCCCTGCCGGACCTGTTGCGTTATGAACAGGATATCATTTTTCCTTACCAGCCAAAACAGGTCGTGATTTATTGCGGTGAAAATGATTTTGCTGCTTCTGATACAGTTTCAACAGAGGTAGTGGTTACGAGATTCACCCGTTTATTTACCGATATCCGCCAACAATTACCTGGTGCATCAATTGCATTTGTATCCATTAAGCCCAGTCCGAGCCGGCGGCACCTCCAGGCAAAGATCATCGCCGCCAATGCGCGTATCCAATCGTTTTTGGCGATGCAGCGAAATGCCGTGTTTATCAATATTTACGATAAGATGCTGGAGCCCGATGGCCGGATGATGGGCGCGTTATTTTTATCCGATAGCCTGCACATGAATGCCAAAGGTTATGCCATCTGGCAGAAAGCCATCCAGCCGCATTTGCTGCACTGA
- the fabF gene encoding beta-ketoacyl-ACP synthase II, with translation MIRDLRRVVITGIGAITPLGNTIDEFWKNIVAGKPGVGPITRFDTTNFKTKIAAEVKGFSPAGYFEKNEARKYDLFTQYAVAAADEAIIHAGLNFEQLNKNKIGVIWGSGNGGIQTFQDQLEDFFINNKQPRFNPYFIPKIIADIPSGVISIRHGLRGLNFSTISACASSNTAIIDAFNYIRLGKADIIITGGSEAAINETGIGGFNAAKALSTNNAHPETASRPFDIHRDGFVMGEGAGALILESLDSALRRGATIIAEVAGAGMAADAYHLTGTHPEGEGAYLGMIDALEDAEIPASQIDYVNAHATSTSIGDESELKAMYRVFGDRKDLHVSATKSMTGHLLGAAGAIEAIISVKAIQDNIVPPTINTTDVDNDWSNIFNLTLGAAWQKTIDYAMSNTFGFGGHIATVIFKKFR, from the coding sequence ATGATCAGGGATTTGAGAAGAGTAGTCATCACCGGAATAGGGGCAATCACCCCGTTGGGAAATACCATTGATGAATTCTGGAAAAATATTGTTGCCGGTAAACCTGGCGTTGGCCCTATAACCCGTTTCGATACCACCAACTTTAAGACAAAAATTGCCGCTGAAGTAAAAGGCTTTTCTCCGGCTGGCTATTTTGAAAAGAATGAAGCCCGGAAATATGACCTGTTCACCCAATATGCCGTGGCTGCTGCCGATGAAGCCATTATACATGCCGGGTTAAATTTTGAACAGCTCAATAAAAACAAGATCGGTGTGATCTGGGGCTCAGGTAATGGCGGCATACAAACCTTCCAGGATCAACTGGAAGACTTTTTTATCAACAATAAACAGCCAAGGTTCAATCCTTATTTTATCCCCAAGATCATTGCCGATATTCCATCAGGCGTAATATCAATCCGGCATGGATTAAGGGGACTTAATTTTTCCACCATATCTGCCTGCGCTTCTTCGAATACGGCCATCATAGATGCCTTCAACTATATTCGGTTAGGCAAGGCCGATATCATCATTACCGGCGGGTCAGAAGCTGCCATCAACGAAACCGGCATCGGCGGTTTTAATGCTGCAAAGGCATTGTCTACAAATAATGCCCATCCGGAAACCGCATCACGGCCTTTTGATATTCACCGGGATGGATTTGTAATGGGTGAGGGTGCCGGCGCACTTATCCTGGAGAGCCTGGATAGTGCACTGCGAAGAGGCGCAACAATTATTGCTGAAGTTGCGGGCGCTGGTATGGCTGCGGACGCTTATCATTTAACGGGTACTCATCCTGAAGGCGAAGGCGCCTACCTGGGCATGATCGACGCCCTGGAAGATGCTGAAATCCCTGCCTCCCAAATCGATTATGTTAATGCACATGCCACGTCCACCAGTATTGGTGATGAAAGTGAATTAAAAGCCATGTACAGGGTATTTGGCGATCGGAAAGATTTGCATGTCAGCGCCACCAAATCAATGACCGGCCACTTGCTGGGTGCTGCCGGCGCCATTGAGGCCATCATAAGCGTGAAAGCTATCCAGGATAACATAGTGCCACCAACTATCAATACCACTGATGTTGATAATGATTGGAGTAATATTTTTAATTTAACGCTTGGTGCCGCCTGGCAAAAAACGATTGATTATGCCATGAGCAATACATTTGGTTTTGGCGGGCATATTGCTACGGTTATCTTTAAGAAATTCAGGTAG
- a CDS encoding 3-keto-disaccharide hydrolase: protein MKPKKRFSVISIVLFVFICSFSNHGPDKGGWVELFNGKDIKDWMVKINHHEVGDNYANTFRVEDGIIKVRYDQYKEFNDRFGHLYYKTPYSHYHLLVEYRITGEFFKSAPEYAMRNSGVMVHSQDPRTMLKDQDWPISVEMQFLAGLDDGLPRPTGNMCSPGTDVVYKGRIDPRHCIESSSKTYKLDEWVTAEAIVLGDSLITHIVNGDTVLQYSHPQVGGGVVHNYDPAQKKDGRLLKSGFIALQAEGQPVDFRRVAIKLLE, encoded by the coding sequence ATGAAACCCAAAAAACGATTTTCTGTCATTTCAATAGTCCTTTTTGTTTTTATCTGCTCTTTCTCTAACCACGGTCCCGATAAAGGGGGTTGGGTGGAACTGTTTAATGGCAAGGACATCAAGGACTGGATGGTAAAGATCAACCACCATGAAGTGGGTGATAATTACGCCAATACTTTCCGTGTGGAAGACGGTATCATTAAAGTCCGGTACGACCAATACAAGGAGTTTAATGACCGGTTCGGGCATCTTTATTACAAGACACCCTATTCCCATTACCATTTGCTGGTGGAATACCGGATCACGGGCGAGTTTTTCAAATCTGCACCCGAATATGCCATGCGGAACAGTGGGGTGATGGTGCATTCCCAGGACCCGCGCACGATGCTGAAAGACCAGGATTGGCCGATATCTGTTGAAATGCAATTTCTGGCCGGCCTTGATGATGGCCTCCCCAGGCCAACCGGTAATATGTGTTCTCCGGGAACAGATGTGGTATACAAAGGCCGTATTGATCCGCGCCATTGTATTGAATCCAGTTCTAAAACCTATAAACTCGATGAATGGGTCACTGCAGAAGCCATTGTGCTGGGTGATTCGCTCATTACCCATATTGTTAACGGCGATACGGTATTGCAATATTCCCATCCGCAGGTAGGCGGAGGTGTGGTACATAATTATGATCCCGCCCAAAAGAAAGACGGCAGGCTCCTTAAAAGTGGCTTTATTGCCCTGCAGGCCGAAGGCCAACCGGTCGATTTCAGGCGGGTGGCGATTAAACTGCTGGAGTAG